The genomic stretch ACTTCCAATATTTTCATGTTCAGACTTCGGTTCAACTTATTTTTGCAGATATTCTTCCTGGATCTCATATTGAATATAACATGACTAACACTAACTTTATTGAGAGGTAGTTCCTTTAAGTTGTGGAATATAACAGCAAAGTAATAGTTTGTTGTCAAGGACTCAAGGCTGCATGTGACATGGATTTTTAGAACTTTTAATGCCCAAGTTCCAAgcaatatgtttttttttttgggggggggggggacacaGCAGTGGACTGTTTCAGAGCTTCAAAGCGAAAAGATGGTGAATAAGGGCAAAATAACATGAATTGATATGATGAAGTTCAGGTGTTTAATCAATATTTGATAAGACAGATCTGCGATGGCTATGAATGCATAATCAGTTTACCATATAGACTTTGCAGCTCCTCGGCTTTGGGCTCCTTCACTAGCAACTCTAATGTCACCTGTCAAATTATTCAACAAGAACAATATATTCAACGACCATATAGAATTATGTGAAGTACAACTAGATAATTCATTTCTATGCACACCACAAAGAACTTTTCCAATTGGCTTTTCTCAGAAATGAGAAAAACTGTCCACCAATTAAGTGGTTAGAGGATGTCCTAGTATATGCCCATTTGAAATACACCATCCGGTGGCTTCCATGTCCCCATAAACTTCCCTCATGGTTTACAGGAAGGTAGCATAAATTTCCACCAAATGTCAAACAAATGATTGATTTTATTGATGCCCTAATTGATTTTATTGATGCTCTACCCAGGAAGAAGCTCACAATCCTTACCTCTTTGAAGATTTCACTATAAGAAGCATCTTCAAAGCCCTGCATATATAGAAAATGAACATTAGATGTTTCAATTATCAAAAAGAGAAGTTTTGTATGAACGAAGTGTAGTCCAATTAATGGACAGTCATGCAAAAAGGGAATTCGACATGGATTAATGAATGCATAAATACAAATATGCATCTTCACTTCATCCACAAGCATAAAAATTGGAGGTCTTTTTTGTCTAATGAATGGAAAatcatgagagagaaagagaccagTTTCCGGAACAGATTGAGGGATGCCATGTTCGATTCTCCAATTTTAGCACGAAATTTGTTGATCCCAAAATTCTTAACTGCAAAAGCCATCATCATCAAGACTGATTCTTCTCCGAGCCCCTTGCCACGACTATGCTGACAAGAATAGGATGATAAGcaatttaagaatgaaaaaccATTTCTCCACAATTGTTAACTTTAATTGATTAAACTATCTTACGAAgataaaatgaaagaaattagCCCTTCCATCCCCTCCCCCCAAGTGGTAGGCTAGTGTCATCACTTGAATCTTAGACCCTGGAAGGCAAAAGCAGGCTTATTTCATGAATCAAATAATGGTATCCATGACTGCATATTGGATTTCTCAAAATCCCCCTGTAAGTCTCCAAAGGTCAATTCAAATACAGGAAAACTTATTAGTGCTCTTGTAACATAGAAAATAGAGGCAAGGAAATGTTAGGATCAGAAGCTTGTGACTCTGGTTAAATCACCTAAAGTGTCACTAATGTCACCCATTATCGAAGGCTATCTCATCTcaaacataaatttttatagGAAGTTAAGTAAAGTAAAGAAGAAATCAAGATTGCTAATAACACAAAAGGTATGCTGAAGGAATAGTCTGTGGTTGGTACCTCTTGTTTTCAGCTATCATTATTTCAATCTCTGCTAGTTGTGAATCGTCCAAGTCATTCATGTATATATTCACATCACCAGCCATAGCTGAAACAAAGAATAATGTAGCAATTCAACTAAGAAAGTCAAAAATGTCCCAAAAAATACGCAGATGATGAATATGAAACTAGCACAGTAGATATCCATTCTAAACCCTCAAGTATAAACTGCCTAAATTACTAAAGCCCAACACATGAAACCCAGAAATTAAATTACTGACCTTCGACATGGGGAACTCCATGGAAGAAGTCTCCTACAACCAATTTCTTATCCAAGACAATGAAAGTGTGCTCTGCAATCATTTAATCATGGAAGGAAGAACAGCACATCGTGAAAAAATTGTTAAGAAAGGattaaaacaaaagagaggGTAAAGAGAAATTGGAGGAAGAACAAAGGAGAGATTAGATTTACTATTGGGGTCCTGAGTCCAAGAGAGGTGCATGTCGTACTCTTGGTCCAAAGTTAGTGGTTCTGAACCTGTAGCTTGAAGCAGTGATGGATCCTGCATCCATTCATGGTACTTGGGTACGTGCTCTCTCATGTAGGGAACCAGTGTTACCTTCTCCCCGTCCAAACTCACTTTCATCTTCTCTCTATCGGCCTCATAGCAGGTCTGAACCATTGGGACTTGGGAGAAAGGGAAACTGAGAAAGGGCAACCCCAAACACAAAGGGACGACGCCATGGATACGAGCTCGTGTGCGTACGAAGCAGTCTAGTCAGATGGACGGCTGGGATGCAGTCGTGGGGCTCCTCTGTGGCGCGGCACGGCGTGCGCGCAGCCAACGCCCCTTGGGATGGGTTCACAGCAGCCACAAATGTGTTGTAGATAAGTGTGACAAGAAAGCCCGAATATGCCCTAGCCCGCCCAAAGCTAGAACAGGGCGATGGGCTAAGATTTCAGTTCATTAGGTGGGTTAGAGTCGAGAATTTTACgtccaaggttgggttgaaatttcaacccagcccaactcaacttgacccaacccaatccaacccaacccaacccaacataACTCAACCAAACCAACCTTGTAAATTAAGtacataaaatataaatatattaattgtTAAAAATAtgtacttatagaaaaaggtcttttattttttacaatcTACATATGTAAGAAAACCTTAGTCTTTAACCTTTGTAATTTACATATATAAGAAAATCTTAGTCTTTGGCCTTTGTAATgtatcaagattaagcaaccaagtaaccaaTTGTACTATGTTGGGCTGGATTAAGTTGTGCTAAGCTCGacagggttgggcttgggcttgggcttgggctaagATGCCCCAACCCAACTCGTCCCATTGACACCTCTAGGTGCAAACCATGCCTAACGATAGAGGAGTTGGATCCAGGATGCAGTGGCCTTTTAAGACCCAAACACATTGAACGTGTGTTAGAAAGCCCAattgctggagaggatctgagttATAAACTTGGGTTATATTTGGAACAAAAGAAATAACGCTCACCCAACACACAAGGTTTTCATCATCGTGGGTCTTGGGAAGGATCATAATGTATATAACTTTATCCCCGTTTCATATATAAGCTATTTTTTGAAACGTAAGAAacatgtaaaaaaataataataataacataagaaaaaaaaaaaacacaataaaattaagagaaaattacattcccGACCTTAGACTATGACCTAATAGCAAGTTCCCCACGAATTTTCATATACCAATTCCCTCCCTCTTGAGGATTCTTTCAATAAACTTATGACAAAAGGTTATAGTGGCAAAGACTACGCCAACGAccccctctctccctcctctaaAATGATCTTGTCGCCCATTCTATGTACAAACCATCCCATCACATCTTGTCAGTATGCTCCTGTATGTCAATGGCTCAAAGAATCCTTTACCTAATTATAGATTCCATTTTTGTCCATAGAACTTTTGAAGAGGGGGTGTATGGCTGTTTTAGACTAGACTATTTGGGACAAAAAAATCCACCATGGCAGCTCCATGGGCGTAGTGAATACGGGACAGCAGTGAATATCCGATGGTTGGAAGCACCTTAGGATGTATACTTGGTGCTCTCAACCATAGGATACTCATTACATCGGTGTAGCTATTATAGATGATCTGGGTTCGTTTGGGGATGGCCTTCGGTATTGATGTTGCTACTCGTCTTGGTTTTATCCCTCAAAATATGgatatcttaattttttttttttcattttacccTCTCTTATACCATT from Macadamia integrifolia cultivar HAES 741 chromosome 11, SCU_Mint_v3, whole genome shotgun sequence encodes the following:
- the LOC122093582 gene encoding N-acetyltransferase 9-like protein; the encoded protein is MVQTCYEADREKMKVSLDGEKVTLVPYMREHVPKYHEWMQDPSLLQATGSEPLTLDQEYDMHLSWTQDPNKHTFIVLDKKLVVGDFFHGVPHVEAMAGDVNIYMNDLDDSQLAEIEIMIAENKSRGKGLGEESVLMMMAFAVKNFGINKFRAKIGESNMASLNLFRKLGFEDASYSEIFKEVTLELLVKEPKAEELQSLYGKLIMHS